The DNA sequence caagcagccaatcagaaaccagacatacagagagaaggagggagggaggggcagCCTCccttttcccagcatgccttgCAGCAGGCACTGCAGGCAGTCTGACCAAATTACTGATACCAACACAGAGTAACTACACAGTGACAGTCCCAGAGTCCACAAGATTTAGAGAGAAACCCgtcagcacacagagagacatcTTCACAGAGAACtggaacaaataaaaacaccacaacGCTCAATCATGTGCAGCCAGCATGCTGTAAACAGCTGTATAACTGCCGTCTGGTATCCAGGCATTCTTCCACAGTGAGATGCAGCCaatataagattaagattaagattatgcTATCTGTGCCATAAAAACTGACCCCACgtgttatttctgtttttaactcATGTAACAGCAGAGCGGGCTGCTTCCTGggctctgcagctctgaggtGGTTGGTGCCTCCTTCATCAAGTTATATCTTACTGTGTACAGCAAGAGAACATccccagaggacaggtcctctaAACATCTAAAACATCATATTCCATGCAGTGGATCGTGTGTTTGTTAACACAGGACACTTCCTACAGCTGAAGGGGTCCAGTTCTATGTCAGCATCAGTGTGGTACTGTTCCCTTGTCTGAAACACCAGCAGTACAGCACCAGTGGTACTGCAGTACGTCCCAGCAGGTTACATTCACCTTACTGTCATCACACCTGTGCAATGAAATGCAGTTTGGCCTCTGACCAGAAGTGCAGGAGCAGCATTACTGCAGTACTCCTGGATCGATCCTGGGCTCCGAGCGGGGCAGGATACTGTTACTGGTTCTGAGTGGTTCGGGATTAGTAAATGTTACTGGTTCTGAGTGGTTCGGGATCAGTAAATGTTACTGGTTCTGAGTGGTTCGGGATCAGTAAATGTTACTGGTTCTGAGTGGTTCGGGATCAGTAAATGTTACTGGTTCTGAGTGGTTCGGGATCAGTATCACTGCAGTCTCACTTCTGGACCCTTACAGCTCGCTCCTAGCTAGCCGTTAGCTGGGTGACACTCCGGGCTGCTTTCCGCAGTTTTCCCCAGACCACATCGACCCATCAAACATCACCTGTAACGTCCAGCCCCGGTATGCCGGTACCCGCTACAGGTTTCACTTCAGACTTGTTTAGACACCGCcacccaaacaaaacaaatggtCGGCACCGAGCTAACAGGCAGCTAGCACCACGGCCGTTCTTACCGCTCTGATTTGTAGAAAACAACCAAAGTCCGCTTCAGACGGCAGCAGCTTCACCGAACATTACCGGGAGTCCCGTCCAGCCGGTAAATGCGCCGTCAGAGGGGGCGAGGGCCCGGCATGTCTGCGGCCACACCGCGGAAAGTGGAGTTCAACAAAGTCCCGAGAAGTTTCAACACGGCCTTTTTGTTGTGgacaaactgcagctgctgtgctccgccatcttgtttttgtgtgtgtaactgcCGGTTTTAGCGCGCTGTGGGGACTTACACTCACAATGTGGGGacttgcttcttttttttagggACAAAAAACCAAAATGTCCTCACAAGGTGACCAGTACTCAGATCTGTGTTATCCTGCCGCTCCGTCAGACAGAACGTCACCCACATGTCTGACCTGCGGTTTATTCAGGAGTTTCCCTGATCATCAGACTCTGATCTCGTTTAGTCTGGTTTGGTTTTATCAAGGCCTGAAGGCtagctgacaccaacagactgattACATTGACACatctttatctgtgtgtgtccttggttGTGTGCAGCATACGGTTTGTACCGAGGATTTCTACATGTTggactttttattatttagagGAATAATAACTCGTTGTCTTTCGCCTCACTCGGACAGTCGGTGTTTGGGCTTTTACTGTGAAGGGCCCGACCGGAAGCGGGAGGCTGTTGTAGGGCAGGTTTAAAGATGGCGGTGGGCCCCGACGCCGTGAACAGCTCAGTGTTTCGTGGCTTTCCTGGGGGTTTGTTCGGCGCTGTGTGTTCGTGCAGAGAGCTCGGTTATGGTGTACTGATCAGCACGTGACCGGGCCGTCTGACCGGATGCCTCGCATGAGCCGGACTGCGGTGTTATTGCTGCTAATTGTCAGCAGCTCCGTGTTCCTGCTGTTCCAGTTGTACTACTACCGGAAGTACGTCAGCAAAGTAAGACACACTCACACGTCCCAGAAGCAGGAACTGGTCTGATTCCAacacttgtgtttgtttacactgacGTGTTTCCTACACAGCAGCCTGGGCCACACCTCCTGAACCCAGCAGGTCACCTGACCGCCAGCCACGTCCAATGGGTGAGTGCTGATGTTCACTTCCGTTCGCCTGACAGCAGCACTAACCCTGGTGTCACAGCATCACTGCAATAACagtgtttgtctctgcagcagaCGGTGAAGAAGTTCCTGGCTTTAGCGCAGCATTTCAAGCTGCCGCTTTTCCTCGCCGACACTGCGGCGCTTTCACTGCTCTCCCAGCATGCATTGCAGCAGCACGACCGGCTGGAGCGTGAGCCaccctgcagctttctgtgcaCCGGGCGTCCATTCACATCATTCGCTGTCTACGCCAACCTGTGGAAGTATGATGTGAGTGTGCGACTGTTCTCTGAGAAGGACGTTGAACcgtccattatctgaacccgctcCGTCCTGcggtgcagggtcacggggacGTTGAACATGACGTGTTTATTTCTAACTTGTGTTTTCCAACAGCCCGGTTTCCTTTTGGCTGCTGAGCAGAAAGGCTTTGAGTTGCTGGAGCTGCGAGGAGAGGACCCCCGGCTGGCCAGTCTGGACACCCTGTCAGGAGAGAAGATCCCGCTGTACTTCCTGTTCCGCCTCCACAGCTATGTCATCCAGGTGGGTGGAGCCATAACTGTACAGCTGTGGTAAATGTAATCTGTGGGGATATTGGAGTACTGTAGTAACTGTAATCTGTAATCAGGTGGTGTTCCTGTACGAGCGCAGTGGGAACTACCTGTGGCACGGAGCGCTGCGCCTCAAAGCCGACATGGACCGGAGCTTTGCTCCCTTCAAACTGCTCGACTACGGACGCCATGCCGGAGCATACGACAGGTCAGACACGTGATGTAACTGAGATGAGACAGTTGCATCGTGAGTTTTCAGCCATGACCTGCTTCAGTTCTTGTAGTAAACACTCTATGTGCTGCCCTCTGTAGGCCACAGGTGGTTCTGACTGTGCTGGACAACCTCGATGTTCGAGTCCCACGCAACGTCACTCTGTTTCTGGCCGAGCAGCGACAGGCCCGCTTCCTCGAGTGCCGTTACCGGGATGCTCGCAACTTTCTGCAGGTCTGACTCTTCAGacatttactgtaaaaatgtgaaaatgaaaacatagTAGTGGTCAGGTGTGTAAACAGATCAGACCAGGGAGCAAACATCTTAGTAGAAAGGTGTGAATATACAGTCAAAGAGCTTCTCCTGTGACCGCAGCTCTACCCCGACGACTCTTCAGCCGCGGCTGTGGATTTTCGGCGAAAGGCGAAGTCATTGCTTCACTTAGCCGCTCGAACGCTCTCTCACCTCGGCGTCCCCTTCTGGCTCAGCAGTGGCACTTGTCTGGGTAACACACAAACCTGCTGACATCTCACTACCCTCACTACCCTCCCCCTCTAAACCTCGACACCTTTGTCCCTGTGTGCTGCCTCCTATAGGGTGGTTCAGGCAGTGCAATATCATCACTTACGGTCGCGACGTTGACATCGGTATTTTCATTGCGGACTTCAGGTCGGACATGATCGCAGCCTTCAGAGACGCCGGCCTGTCACTGAAACACAAGTTTGGGAAGGTCACCGCTCCTCTTATGAAATAAATGTTAGCTTTTGTCGGTACAGCTGTTTATTTTGACTGAAGCTGCTCTACGTGTTGTTTTGAAGTGTGTTAATCTGAATGTCTTTCACTCTGAGGTGCAGGTGGAAGACAGTCTGGAGTTGTCTTTTCTAAGTGATGAAGTCAAACtggacattttctttttctacgAGGAGGGAGATGTTGTCTGGAACGGAGGGACGCAGGCGAAGAGCGGCAGGAAGTTTAAGTAAACATGCTCtttattatttgtgtttaagaCCACACCGTTCACAGCATGGCCTGATCTCTGTTTGTGCTTCAGGTATATCTTCCCTCGGTTCTCTCTGTGCTGGGCGGAGCTTCTCGAGCTGAAAGTTCGCGTTCCGTGTGAGACGCTTGACTATTTGATGGCGAACTACGGCACCACCTGGGGCGTCCCAGTGCGGAGCTGGGACTGGAAGTCCTCACCTAGCAACGTACAGGAGAATGGCGTGTGGCCTCTGGCGGAGTGGTCAGAGCTTATTCAAGTGTACTGAGAGAAACATGTGGTGACATAAAGACGTGTGTTTTTGAGCCCCTGTGGACATTCACCATCAGCACtaataaacatgtttgacaCAGAAACGTCTCCCAGTGAAAAGGACCCACAGGAAGtgagcctgctgctgcttcaggccACCGTGGGAGCGCTCGGTGATGACGTCATGCCGTTTTAACCTAGTAAAGCTCCACTCATCTGTGTCACACTGACCACGTTTATTCTTACATTACAATCATAGCTGTGCACATCAATCATCAGCCGTCCGTCCTGGGGTGACGTCACGGGCTGCGCCGCTACCCGCTGTCCGTTTTGACCACGTGTGTTGtccctcttcttcctgtgtCCTCATTCCGCCGCTGCCTCGCGCGGCCGCTCCTTATGGACCACGAGCCCCTTGCTGATCAAGTCCGGTATTTCCACGGCGAGCCACGGGCCCAGTCCGAGGGCCATGAGGTGCGCCAGCCCAAAGCGCGGCGCGTTCCGAGCCCAGAGCGGCGCGAAGTGTTCCGTCAGGCAGATCTTCCCGCCCCGGTACATCTTGGCCGTCTTCCCGTCCAGCTCCGGGACCGCAACTTCGGGCGCAGTGTCCGGGTACGTCACTGGGAGGTCGAACTCCAACCGAAACTCGTAGCGGAGCAACTCGTGAATGAACCAGCACGTGCCGGTCCAGCGCGTGCCGTCCGCGTTGGACTCCAGACGGAACCAGTCGTTGTCAGCCGCCTTGTTCTGTTCCACGAACCGAATCAGCGCCTGGTACTCCTCCTTCAGCCGCTGCGGCCACAGCGCGCG is a window from the Parambassis ranga chromosome 12, fParRan2.1, whole genome shotgun sequence genome containing:
- the fktn gene encoding ribitol-5-phosphate transferase FKTN isoform X2, yielding MPRMSRTAVLLLLIVSSSVFLLFQLYYYRKYVSKQPGPHLLNPAGHLTASHVQWTVKKFLALAQHFKLPLFLADTAALSLLSQHALQQHDRLEREPPCSFLCTGRPFTSFAVYANLWKYDPGFLLAAEQKGFELLELRGEDPRLASLDTLSGEKIPLYFLFRLHSYVIQVVFLYERSGNYLWHGALRLKADMDRSFAPFKLLDYGRHAGAYDRPQVVLTVLDNLDVRVPRNVTLFLAEQRQARFLECRYRDARNFLQLYPDDSSAAAVDFRRKAKSLLHLAARTLSHLGVPFWLSSGTCLGWFRQCNIITYGRDVDIGIFIADFRSDMIAAFRDAGLSLKHKFGKVEDSLELSFLSDEVKLDIFFFYEEGDVVWNGGTQAKSGRKFKYIFPRFSLCWAELLELKVRVPCETLDYLMANYGTTWGVPVRSWDWKSSPSNVQENGVWPLAEWSELIQVY
- the fktn gene encoding ribitol-5-phosphate transferase FKTN isoform X3, which encodes MPRMSRTAVLLLLIVSSSVFLLFQLYYYRKYVSKPGPHLLNPAGHLTASHVQWQTVKKFLALAQHFKLPLFLADTAALSLLSQHALQQHDRLEREPPCSFLCTGRPFTSFAVYANLWKYDPGFLLAAEQKGFELLELRGEDPRLASLDTLSGEKIPLYFLFRLHSYVIQVVFLYERSGNYLWHGALRLKADMDRSFAPFKLLDYGRHAGAYDRPQVVLTVLDNLDVRVPRNVTLFLAEQRQARFLECRYRDARNFLQLYPDDSSAAAVDFRRKAKSLLHLAARTLSHLGVPFWLSSGTCLGWFRQCNIITYGRDVDIGIFIADFRSDMIAAFRDAGLSLKHKFGKVEDSLELSFLSDEVKLDIFFFYEEGDVVWNGGTQAKSGRKFKYIFPRFSLCWAELLELKVRVPCETLDYLMANYGTTWGVPVRSWDWKSSPSNVQENGVWPLAEWSELIQVY
- the ufc1 gene encoding ubiquitin-fold modifier-conjugating enzyme 1, translated to MADEATRRAVSQIPLLKTHAGPRDRALWPQRLKEEYQALIRFVEQNKAADNDWFRLESNADGTRWTGTCWFIHELLRYEFRLEFDLPVTYPDTAPEVAVPELDGKTAKMYRGGKICLTEHFAPLWARNAPRFGLAHLMALGLGPWLAVEIPDLISKGLVVHKERPREAAAE
- the fktn gene encoding ribitol-5-phosphate transferase FKTN isoform X1, with product MPRMSRTAVLLLLIVSSSVFLLFQLYYYRKYVSKQPGPHLLNPAGHLTASHVQWQTVKKFLALAQHFKLPLFLADTAALSLLSQHALQQHDRLEREPPCSFLCTGRPFTSFAVYANLWKYDPGFLLAAEQKGFELLELRGEDPRLASLDTLSGEKIPLYFLFRLHSYVIQVVFLYERSGNYLWHGALRLKADMDRSFAPFKLLDYGRHAGAYDRPQVVLTVLDNLDVRVPRNVTLFLAEQRQARFLECRYRDARNFLQLYPDDSSAAAVDFRRKAKSLLHLAARTLSHLGVPFWLSSGTCLGWFRQCNIITYGRDVDIGIFIADFRSDMIAAFRDAGLSLKHKFGKVEDSLELSFLSDEVKLDIFFFYEEGDVVWNGGTQAKSGRKFKYIFPRFSLCWAELLELKVRVPCETLDYLMANYGTTWGVPVRSWDWKSSPSNVQENGVWPLAEWSELIQVY
- the fktn gene encoding ribitol-5-phosphate transferase FKTN isoform X4, whose protein sequence is MPRMSRTAVLLLLIVSSSVFLLFQLYYYRKYVSKPGPHLLNPAGHLTASHVQWTVKKFLALAQHFKLPLFLADTAALSLLSQHALQQHDRLEREPPCSFLCTGRPFTSFAVYANLWKYDPGFLLAAEQKGFELLELRGEDPRLASLDTLSGEKIPLYFLFRLHSYVIQVVFLYERSGNYLWHGALRLKADMDRSFAPFKLLDYGRHAGAYDRPQVVLTVLDNLDVRVPRNVTLFLAEQRQARFLECRYRDARNFLQLYPDDSSAAAVDFRRKAKSLLHLAARTLSHLGVPFWLSSGTCLGWFRQCNIITYGRDVDIGIFIADFRSDMIAAFRDAGLSLKHKFGKVEDSLELSFLSDEVKLDIFFFYEEGDVVWNGGTQAKSGRKFKYIFPRFSLCWAELLELKVRVPCETLDYLMANYGTTWGVPVRSWDWKSSPSNVQENGVWPLAEWSELIQVY